In a single window of the Desulfovibrio psychrotolerans genome:
- the rfbG gene encoding CDP-glucose 4,6-dehydratase — MTVFGGIYSGKKVLVTGHTGFKGSWLTAWLLSLGAEVAGYSLDVPTSPANFEVLELGRRITHIQGDIRDRAALTKAVQDFAPDAIFHLAAQALVRESYREPAYTIEANAMGTLNVMEAVRLTPSVQALVLITSDKAYRNDEWVWGYRETDHLGGEDPYSASKGCAEIIAHSYMQSFFGNGPRSATTRAGNVIGGGDWAADRIVPDCARAWAKGEPVSIRSPWATRPWQHVLEPLSGYLWLGAKLLENAQGPFPLDKQAFNFGPAADVNNPVAEVVDALAAYWSGFSSEMDRSGCAGMKECTLLKLCCDKALSHLQWRAAMPFAETIRFTAEWYRAYYREQADMFAFTMAQIAEYTEKARAQDIAWTR, encoded by the coding sequence ATGACGGTTTTCGGCGGCATCTATTCGGGCAAAAAGGTTCTGGTCACCGGTCACACGGGCTTCAAGGGTTCGTGGCTCACAGCGTGGCTGCTTTCCCTCGGTGCCGAGGTGGCGGGCTATTCACTGGATGTTCCCACCTCTCCCGCCAATTTCGAGGTCCTGGAACTAGGCAGGCGCATTACCCACATTCAGGGCGACATCCGCGACCGTGCCGCACTGACCAAGGCCGTACAGGATTTTGCGCCCGATGCCATCTTCCATCTTGCGGCGCAGGCACTGGTGCGCGAATCTTACCGCGAACCTGCCTACACCATTGAAGCCAACGCCATGGGCACTCTGAACGTGATGGAGGCTGTACGACTTACGCCCTCCGTGCAGGCACTGGTGCTCATCACGTCCGACAAAGCCTACCGCAACGATGAGTGGGTATGGGGCTACCGCGAAACCGACCACTTGGGCGGCGAAGACCCTTACTCCGCCTCCAAGGGCTGCGCAGAAATCATCGCGCACTCCTACATGCAGTCCTTTTTCGGCAACGGTCCCCGCTCCGCCACCACGCGGGCAGGCAACGTCATAGGCGGCGGCGACTGGGCAGCAGACCGCATCGTGCCGGACTGCGCCCGCGCATGGGCCAAGGGCGAACCCGTCTCCATCCGCAGCCCGTGGGCCACACGCCCGTGGCAGCATGTTCTGGAACCCCTTTCCGGCTACCTCTGGCTGGGCGCAAAGCTGCTGGAAAACGCACAGGGCCCCTTCCCGCTGGACAAGCAGGCCTTCAACTTCGGCCCCGCGGCAGACGTGAACAACCCCGTGGCCGAGGTGGTGGACGCCCTTGCCGCCTACTGGTCAGGCTTCTCCAGCGAGATGGACCGCAGCGGCTGCGCGGGCATGAAGGAATGCACCCTGCTCAAGCTATGCTGCGACAAGGCGCTTTCGCACCTGCAATGGCGTGCGGCCATGCCCTTTGCGGAAACCATCCGCTTCACGGCGGAATGGTACCGCGCCTACTACCGTGAACAGGCAGACATGTTCGCCTTCACCATGGCCCAGATTGCGGAGTATACTGAAAAAGCGAGGGCACAGGACATAGCATGGACCCGGTAG
- a CDS encoding FkbM family methyltransferase gives MTDTKRKLTRLYAWLISLPLVMLPRNKHLAFRAMLAEDMVPTATVKTKHSTLKLHCPGRLLAYRANTFHTKEPETLAWIDSFEPGDVFWDIGANVGLYSLYAGSRGTQVLSFEPAAPNFYLLCKNVHLNDLGKMVTPLCIALGGSNGLLPLSMSSMDLGGAEFSLNEQAGSISGAGSVQLAIEFKQQVMSYTIDSLVREQGIPFPNHIKVDVDGIEELILSNGVQTLADPKVKTLALETNMDDTGFVERITALVESLGFKLYLRERSPIFDNTRYQNFYNSFYRKVGQP, from the coding sequence ATGACTGATACGAAACGCAAACTTACCCGCCTCTATGCATGGCTTATAAGCCTGCCTCTGGTGATGCTACCCAGAAACAAGCACCTTGCCTTCCGGGCGATGCTTGCCGAAGACATGGTCCCCACAGCTACGGTGAAAACAAAGCACTCCACACTGAAACTCCACTGTCCGGGCCGCCTGTTGGCGTATAGGGCAAACACGTTCCACACAAAGGAACCCGAGACACTTGCCTGGATCGATTCCTTTGAACCGGGTGACGTCTTCTGGGACATTGGCGCAAACGTGGGCCTGTATTCGCTCTACGCAGGCAGCAGAGGCACCCAGGTACTTTCATTTGAACCGGCGGCTCCAAACTTCTATCTGCTGTGCAAGAACGTGCATCTTAATGATCTCGGAAAGATGGTCACCCCGCTCTGCATTGCCCTTGGCGGCAGCAACGGCCTGCTGCCACTCTCCATGTCCTCCATGGACCTGGGCGGGGCGGAGTTTTCTTTGAACGAGCAGGCGGGGTCGATTTCCGGTGCAGGGTCCGTGCAACTTGCTATAGAATTCAAGCAGCAGGTCATGAGTTACACCATCGACTCTCTAGTAAGGGAACAGGGCATTCCGTTCCCCAACCACATCAAAGTTGATGTAGACGGAATAGAAGAATTAATCCTTTCCAATGGTGTCCAAACGCTGGCCGATCCAAAGGTTAAAACCCTCGCGCTTGAAACTAACATGGACGATACAGGGTTTGTCGAGCGAATCACGGCACTTGTCGAGTCACTCGGCTTCAAGCTCTACCTCCGAGAACGCAGTCCTATTTTTGACAACACGCGCTACCAGAATTTCTACAACAGTTTTTACAGAAAAGTGGGACAGCCATGA
- the rfbF gene encoding glucose-1-phosphate cytidylyltransferase, which yields MKTIILCGGKGTRMREETEYKPKPMVEIGGKPVMWHIMNRYARYGYKDFVLPLGYRGEYIKQYFWEYKIRNTDFTVDLASGEVQTHNACCTDWKVTLCDTGEDTLKGARIKQVARYIDTERFMVTYGDGVSDIDIDALVAFHKKSGKIGTFTGVRMPSRFGTVKTDDEGNITSWQEKPVLDEYINCGFFVFKREFLDYLNEDPECDLEKEPLMRLAAEGQLSMYPHPGFWQCMDTLRDYQNLNALWNKGNAPWTK from the coding sequence ATGAAAACCATCATCCTCTGCGGCGGCAAGGGCACCCGCATGCGCGAAGAGACCGAATACAAACCCAAGCCCATGGTGGAAATTGGTGGCAAGCCGGTCATGTGGCACATCATGAACCGCTACGCCCGGTATGGTTATAAAGATTTCGTGCTGCCGCTGGGTTACCGGGGCGAGTACATCAAGCAATATTTCTGGGAATACAAGATACGCAACACAGACTTCACCGTAGACCTTGCCAGCGGCGAGGTGCAGACCCACAACGCCTGCTGCACGGACTGGAAGGTCACGCTCTGCGATACCGGCGAAGACACCCTTAAGGGCGCGCGCATCAAGCAGGTTGCCAGATACATAGACACGGAGCGCTTCATGGTCACCTACGGTGACGGCGTGTCGGATATCGACATAGACGCCCTTGTTGCCTTCCACAAAAAATCCGGCAAAATAGGCACCTTCACAGGCGTCCGCATGCCCTCGCGCTTCGGCACCGTGAAGACCGATGACGAAGGCAATATCACCTCGTGGCAGGAAAAGCCCGTTCTGGACGAATACATCAACTGCGGCTTTTTCGTTTTCAAACGCGAGTTTCTGGACTACCTCAATGAAGACCCTGAATGCGACCTGGAAAAGGAACCGCTCATGCGCCTTGCGGCGGAAGGGCAGCTTTCCATGTATCCGCATCCCGGTTTCTGGCAGTGCATGGATACCCTGCGCGACTACCAGAATCTGAACGCGCTGTGGAACAAGGGCAACGCCCCCTGGACCAAGTAG
- a CDS encoding SDR family oxidoreductase, with translation MPEQSVLITGGAGMLAGRLAANFRAQGWEVHAPSRTDLDITDENAILACLQSIRPSAVVNTAAMLVEPCEADPKAAFLINAWSVRNLARACDRLGTQLVQISTSGVFGDVVRPFHEFDPVVNKTRYAASKYAGETFAREWCERHIILRLGWLYGGGMDTKRDFVTARLEEAAANPVMRCAADKYGCPTNADDVAVTLLSLLDGNIYGVFHCANTADSPCARADYVEAILKSAGSDTRVERVSSSSFPRAANVPDCEWLTSYALEYAGIPLLPHWRESLERYMSQLPR, from the coding sequence ATGCCAGAACAATCCGTGCTTATCACCGGCGGTGCCGGCATGCTGGCGGGCAGGCTGGCCGCCAACTTTCGCGCTCAGGGCTGGGAAGTGCACGCCCCCTCCCGCACCGACCTGGACATAACCGACGAAAACGCCATCCTCGCCTGCCTGCAAAGCATCAGGCCCTCCGCCGTGGTCAACACGGCAGCCATGCTGGTGGAACCCTGCGAGGCAGACCCCAAGGCCGCGTTCCTCATAAACGCGTGGAGCGTACGCAATCTGGCCCGCGCCTGTGACAGGCTGGGCACTCAGCTGGTGCAGATTTCCACCAGCGGCGTGTTCGGAGACGTGGTGCGGCCCTTCCACGAGTTCGACCCCGTAGTCAACAAAACCCGCTACGCCGCTTCCAAATACGCAGGCGAAACGTTTGCCCGCGAATGGTGCGAACGGCACATCATCCTGCGCCTCGGCTGGCTGTACGGCGGCGGCATGGACACCAAGCGCGACTTTGTGACAGCCCGCCTTGAGGAAGCTGCTGCAAACCCCGTCATGCGCTGCGCGGCAGACAAATACGGCTGCCCCACCAATGCGGACGATGTGGCAGTCACCCTGCTCTCCCTGCTGGACGGAAACATCTACGGCGTGTTCCACTGCGCCAACACGGCAGACTCCCCCTGCGCCCGTGCCGACTACGTGGAGGCCATCCTCAAGTCCGCAGGAAGTGATACCCGCGTGGAGCGGGTAAGCTCCTCAAGCTTCCCCCGCGCCGCCAACGTGCCGGACTGCGAATGGCTCACCAGCTACGCGCTGGAATATGCGGGCATTCCCCTCCTGCCCCACTGGCGGGAGAGTCTGGAACGATACATGTCCCAACTGCCGCGCTGA
- a CDS encoding putative bifunctional diguanylate cyclase/phosphodiesterase, which yields MADTMPDGGCSACESGDAIAGNSGDGALHRALQHCRQRFSVLAEHLYNWELWIAPDGGMEFVSRACERVCGYGPEQFYKNPDFFAAIMHEADVPVWRKLQAMMLGGARAGEAEFRLRTPDGRERWIQFLVRRVEGDSGEFLGHRATCRDISERKMLTMQLKHQAWHDPLTDLPNRTLCMDRIGRALERAKRKERADFALVFMDLDRFKVINDSLGQAIGDQVLRDTASRMVREVRAMDTVSRIGGDEFVILLEEVESLREVQIIVRRIMDAVEESLAIGQRVVRVTGSFGVVMGDASYATADEMLRNANIAMHQAREEGWGNLVVFDPSMLERAMNLMHIEMDLYRALERDEFFLVYQPIVNITCRRITGFEALVRWNHPDKGTVSPTEFIPISEGTGQIMHIGKWVLMDACQTMARWRETYPEFEDMVVSVNLSARQLSQPGMVEQVAEVLRETALPPQCLRLEVTETMLMGNPEFANMTLARLKELGVKLCIDDFGTGYSSLSYLQAFPIDTLKVDRSFVGKMSREPGNFKIVQAVVALAHSLGLEVVAEGVEEEEQRIMLSELRCESGQGFLFSRPVPGDEVPNLVFAALEALEECTLRGVA from the coding sequence ATGGCAGATACAATGCCTGACGGAGGGTGTTCTGCGTGCGAGTCGGGGGACGCAATCGCAGGAAACTCCGGGGACGGTGCGCTGCACCGAGCCCTGCAACACTGCCGCCAGCGTTTCTCAGTGCTGGCGGAGCATCTGTACAACTGGGAACTGTGGATTGCCCCTGACGGCGGCATGGAGTTCGTCTCGCGCGCCTGTGAGCGGGTGTGCGGCTACGGTCCCGAACAGTTTTATAAAAATCCCGATTTTTTTGCCGCCATCATGCATGAAGCGGATGTGCCCGTATGGCGCAAGCTGCAGGCCATGATGCTGGGCGGTGCCCGTGCGGGCGAGGCGGAGTTTCGCCTGCGTACGCCGGATGGGCGTGAGCGCTGGATTCAGTTTCTGGTGCGCCGCGTGGAAGGGGATTCCGGCGAGTTTTTGGGTCACAGGGCAACTTGCCGGGATATTTCCGAGCGCAAGATGCTGACCATGCAGCTCAAGCATCAGGCATGGCACGACCCGCTGACCGACCTGCCCAACCGTACCCTGTGCATGGACCGCATAGGCCGCGCCCTTGAGCGCGCCAAGCGCAAGGAGCGGGCCGATTTTGCTCTGGTGTTCATGGACCTGGACCGGTTTAAAGTCATTAACGACTCGTTGGGACAGGCCATAGGCGATCAGGTGCTCAGGGACACTGCCAGCCGCATGGTGCGCGAGGTGCGTGCCATGGACACGGTTTCGCGCATTGGGGGCGACGAGTTTGTGATTCTGCTGGAAGAGGTGGAATCGCTGCGCGAGGTGCAGATCATTGTCCGGCGGATAATGGATGCCGTGGAAGAATCGCTGGCCATAGGGCAGCGCGTTGTGCGGGTGACGGGCAGCTTTGGCGTGGTGATGGGCGATGCCTCCTACGCCACGGCAGACGAGATGCTGCGCAATGCCAACATTGCCATGCATCAGGCCCGCGAGGAAGGGTGGGGGAACCTTGTGGTGTTTGACCCCTCCATGCTTGAACGGGCCATGAACCTGATGCACATAGAGATGGACCTGTACCGGGCACTGGAACGCGACGAATTCTTTCTTGTCTATCAGCCTATCGTGAACATAACGTGCCGTCGCATTACCGGGTTTGAGGCGCTGGTGCGCTGGAATCACCCGGACAAGGGCACCGTTTCGCCCACGGAGTTCATTCCCATTTCGGAAGGAACAGGGCAGATTATGCACATTGGCAAGTGGGTGCTCATGGACGCCTGCCAGACCATGGCGCGATGGCGGGAGACCTACCCCGAGTTTGAAGACATGGTGGTGAGCGTGAACCTTTCTGCCCGGCAGCTTTCGCAGCCGGGCATGGTGGAGCAGGTGGCGGAGGTGCTGCGCGAAACTGCCCTGCCGCCCCAGTGCCTGCGGCTGGAGGTGACGGAAACCATGCTCATGGGCAACCCGGAATTTGCCAACATGACCCTTGCACGCCTGAAAGAGCTGGGCGTGAAGCTGTGCATAGACGACTTTGGCACCGGCTACTCCTCGCTCTCGTACCTGCAGGCGTTTCCCATAGACACGCTGAAGGTGGACCGCAGCTTTGTGGGCAAGATGAGCCGCGAGCCGGGTAACTTCAAGATTGTGCAGGCCGTGGTGGCACTGGCGCATTCGCTGGGGCTGGAAGTGGTGGCGGAAGGCGTGGAAGAGGAAGAGCAGCGGATTATGCTTTCTGAACTGCGCTGCGAGAGCGGGCAGGGCTTTTTGTTTTCACGCCCCGTGCCCGGTGATGAAGTGCCCAATCTGGTCTTTGCCGCGCTGGAAGCGCTGGAAGAATGCACCCTGCGCGGGGTGGCGTAA
- a CDS encoding 3-deoxy-manno-octulosonate cytidylyltransferase — MNIIAVIPARMGSSRFPGKPLADIHGVPMIGHVAFRTAMCTSLTATYVATCDSVIMDYCTSVGLKCVMTADTHERCTTRTAEALLKIEEELGIRADIVVMVQGDEPMTTPEMIEAAVKPMIADLSINVVNLMGDMKTVEEFEDPNEVKVVVDLNNDALYFSREPVPSRKKGVTNVPMRKQVCIIPFRRDYLLRFNALPETPLEIIESVDMMRILEHGEKVRMVPYAANTLSVDTQHDLDRAIEMMKNDALRKKYS, encoded by the coding sequence ATGAACATCATTGCAGTTATTCCTGCCCGTATGGGCTCCAGCCGTTTCCCCGGCAAACCCCTTGCCGATATACACGGGGTGCCCATGATCGGCCACGTTGCCTTCCGTACCGCCATGTGCACATCACTTACCGCCACGTATGTCGCTACCTGCGACAGTGTGATCATGGACTATTGCACATCCGTTGGCCTTAAGTGCGTAATGACTGCAGACACCCATGAGCGCTGCACCACCCGCACCGCAGAAGCCCTGCTCAAGATCGAAGAAGAGCTCGGCATCAGGGCGGACATCGTGGTTATGGTACAGGGCGATGAACCCATGACCACACCGGAAATGATCGAAGCCGCCGTAAAACCCATGATCGCAGACCTTTCAATTAATGTGGTCAACCTGATGGGCGACATGAAGACCGTGGAGGAGTTCGAAGATCCCAACGAGGTCAAGGTGGTTGTGGACCTGAACAACGATGCCCTCTATTTCTCGCGCGAGCCGGTACCGTCCCGCAAGAAGGGCGTAACCAACGTGCCCATGCGCAAACAGGTCTGCATCATCCCCTTCCGCCGCGACTATCTGCTGCGCTTCAACGCGTTACCGGAAACACCGCTGGAAATAATCGAATCCGTGGACATGATGCGTATCCTTGAACATGGCGAAAAGGTGCGGATGGTGCCTTACGCGGCAAACACCCTCTCAGTCGACACGCAGCACGACCTCGACCGCGCCATCGAAATGATGAAGAACGACGCGCTGCGCAAAAAGTACAGTTAG
- a CDS encoding phosphoglycerate dehydrogenase, which translates to MKIAITTSSFAKFSDAPLQLLRDAGIEYVLNPHGRKLTEEETIEVLQGCVGVAAGTEPLTERVMAALPELKAISRCGTGMDNVDHAAAKARGIAVRNTPDGPTLAVAELTLGYALDLMRKVTQQDRELRSGVWKKRMGNTLKGKKLGIIGFGRIGQAVASVFAPLGVEIAFNDPVATSDAYASKSVDDLLSWADILTLHCSKTGGECSLFTTERLMQMKKGSWVINASRGGIIEEDALYELCKSGHLSGAAIDVFDKEPYDGPLKELDSVILTPHIGSYAMESRIQMETDTILNLLDALRG; encoded by the coding sequence ATGAAAATCGCCATCACCACCTCGTCATTTGCCAAATTCAGTGACGCGCCCCTGCAACTGCTGCGGGACGCAGGCATCGAGTACGTGCTCAACCCGCACGGACGCAAGCTGACTGAAGAGGAAACGATCGAGGTACTGCAGGGCTGCGTGGGCGTGGCTGCGGGAACAGAGCCCCTGACGGAGCGTGTCATGGCCGCGCTGCCCGAGCTCAAAGCCATTTCCCGCTGCGGCACCGGCATGGACAATGTGGACCATGCCGCAGCCAAGGCACGAGGCATTGCCGTGCGCAACACCCCGGACGGGCCCACGTTGGCGGTTGCAGAGCTCACCCTCGGCTATGCGCTCGACCTTATGCGCAAGGTCACCCAGCAGGACCGCGAGCTGCGTTCCGGCGTGTGGAAAAAGCGCATGGGCAACACCCTGAAGGGAAAGAAGCTCGGCATAATCGGCTTTGGCCGCATCGGGCAAGCGGTGGCTTCCGTGTTTGCTCCGCTGGGCGTTGAAATCGCCTTCAACGACCCTGTCGCCACATCCGACGCCTATGCAAGCAAAAGCGTGGACGACCTGCTCTCGTGGGCGGATATCCTCACCCTGCACTGCTCCAAGACCGGTGGCGAATGCTCCTTGTTCACCACAGAGCGCCTCATGCAGATGAAGAAGGGTAGCTGGGTCATCAACGCCTCTCGCGGCGGCATCATCGAGGAAGACGCCCTGTACGAACTTTGCAAATCAGGTCATCTTTCCGGTGCCGCAATCGACGTGTTCGACAAGGAACCTTACGACGGCCCTCTGAAGGAGCTGGATAGCGTCATCCTCACCCCGCACATCGGCTCCTACGCCATGGAAAGCCGCATCCAGATGGAAACCGACACCATCCTGAACCTGCTGGATGCCCTGAGGGGATAA
- a CDS encoding HAD family hydrolase has protein sequence MPVSLIVFDCDGVILESVEAKTHAFGQVVAEFGPEAVARLITYHNANGGVSRYKKFEWFYAEVLDKSITEEQSQAMGRKFEELSFANVMSAPMVPGALEAIRSFHGRIPMYVASGAPHEELNVILKERGLSGYFEGIYGSPPGKTELLRLCIERAGVQAAETLMVGDSSTDLKAAEANGTLFYGRGKGFADSAWPWGEDLRPLFLDADLVFNHSNR, from the coding sequence ATGCCCGTTTCCCTAATTGTTTTCGACTGCGACGGCGTCATCCTTGAAAGCGTGGAAGCCAAGACCCACGCCTTCGGGCAGGTGGTGGCAGAATTCGGCCCGGAAGCGGTGGCCCGCCTTATCACGTATCATAACGCCAACGGCGGGGTAAGCCGGTACAAGAAGTTCGAGTGGTTCTATGCCGAGGTGCTGGACAAATCCATCACCGAAGAACAGTCGCAGGCTATGGGGCGCAAATTCGAGGAACTTTCCTTTGCCAATGTCATGAGTGCCCCTATGGTTCCCGGGGCATTGGAGGCCATACGTTCATTCCATGGGAGAATCCCCATGTATGTCGCCTCCGGTGCGCCTCATGAGGAATTGAACGTGATATTGAAGGAACGTGGCCTCTCCGGTTATTTTGAAGGAATTTACGGCTCCCCGCCCGGTAAGACGGAGTTGTTACGCCTGTGCATAGAGCGTGCGGGGGTTCAAGCGGCGGAAACGCTTATGGTGGGCGACAGTTCCACGGACCTGAAAGCGGCAGAAGCCAACGGCACCCTGTTCTACGGGAGAGGAAAGGGCTTTGCGGACAGCGCGTGGCCATGGGGGGAAGATCTCCGACCATTGTTTCTCGACGCTGACCTTGTTTTCAATCACAGCAACAGATAG
- a CDS encoding dTDP-4-dehydrorhamnose 3,5-epimerase family protein: protein MDPVAAIDGVERIPLRQIPAEGGAVLHMLRADAPHFTGFGEVYFSECLPGAIKAWKRHREMTQNFAVPSGRIRVVIYDDRENSPTRGTVAEHTLGRPDSYCLLRIPPMVWYGFTAADAAGGIICNCADMTHRPEESERIAADSPAIPYVWPELREAVPGSPPKER, encoded by the coding sequence ATGGACCCGGTAGCCGCCATAGACGGGGTGGAGCGCATCCCCCTGCGCCAGATTCCCGCAGAAGGCGGTGCCGTGCTGCACATGCTGCGCGCCGATGCGCCGCACTTTACCGGCTTCGGAGAGGTCTATTTTTCCGAATGCCTCCCCGGCGCGATCAAAGCTTGGAAGCGCCACAGGGAAATGACCCAGAATTTCGCCGTGCCTTCGGGACGCATACGCGTGGTCATCTATGACGACCGGGAAAACTCGCCCACGCGCGGCACCGTGGCGGAACACACGCTGGGCAGGCCCGATTCCTACTGCCTGCTGCGCATTCCGCCCATGGTCTGGTACGGCTTCACGGCGGCGGATGCAGCGGGCGGCATCATCTGCAACTGCGCGGATATGACCCACCGCCCGGAAGAATCGGAACGCATCGCGGCAGATTCGCCCGCCATTCCCTATGTCTGGCCGGAGTTGCGGGAAGCGGTTCCCGGCAGCCCGCCAAAGGAGCGTTAA
- a CDS encoding radical SAM/SPASM domain-containing protein encodes MQRFIDPSTRRKRKIIADRISTVDGVPVFSIVEFNIHGSCTRACPFCPFYDPAVYKKNPVAMDFGLYQKIIRELESIQYAGKILYSGFCEPLLNKHITEFIAFTRKTLPNSRIEMVTNGDLLTKEVLLSLLDASLDTINISIYDGPAEAKQFELLVEEANVPEGAVVLRRRYKTETNFGMTISNRSGLINSNAYRDENETPPELPLHQPCYYPFYMIMVDVDGSPLLCPHDWKKLSGLGNLKTESLLSVWNSKKMNAWRKRLINCKRDFDPCALCDVDGLVMGEEHFQLWRESLGE; translated from the coding sequence ATGCAGCGGTTTATTGATCCGAGCACACGACGCAAGAGAAAGATTATTGCGGATCGCATCAGCACGGTTGATGGCGTTCCGGTTTTTTCCATTGTCGAATTCAACATTCACGGTTCCTGTACCCGCGCCTGCCCCTTCTGCCCTTTCTACGATCCTGCCGTCTACAAGAAAAATCCTGTGGCCATGGATTTCGGCCTGTACCAAAAAATTATTCGGGAACTGGAGTCCATCCAGTACGCAGGCAAGATTCTTTACTCCGGGTTTTGTGAGCCTCTGCTGAACAAACACATCACCGAGTTCATCGCGTTCACCCGCAAAACACTACCCAACTCCCGTATTGAAATGGTGACCAATGGTGATCTGCTCACGAAGGAAGTTCTGCTCTCTCTTCTCGACGCCAGCCTGGATACCATCAACATTTCCATATATGACGGCCCGGCAGAGGCGAAACAGTTTGAGCTACTGGTTGAAGAAGCCAATGTTCCGGAAGGCGCTGTTGTTCTGCGCAGGCGATACAAGACCGAAACCAACTTTGGCATGACCATTTCCAACCGGTCCGGCCTTATCAACTCCAACGCCTATCGAGACGAGAATGAAACGCCACCGGAACTGCCGCTGCACCAGCCCTGCTACTATCCGTTCTACATGATCATGGTGGACGTGGACGGCAGCCCACTGCTCTGTCCTCACGACTGGAAAAAGCTGTCCGGATTGGGCAATCTCAAGACCGAATCCCTACTGTCTGTATGGAACAGCAAGAAGATGAACGCATGGAGAAAGCGGCTCATCAATTGCAAGCGCGATTTTGATCCCTGCGCCCTCTGTGACGTCGACGGGCTTGTCATGGGAGAAGAACATTTCCAGCTATGGAGAGAGTCTCTTGGCGAGTAG
- a CDS encoding acetyltransferase gives MHPRYVILGSGGHARVLLDTMRCLGLDAAAFSDVRPDLVGGQLNGVPIVAEAELAEGASGAFPPDATLLVNGIGGVKDMSPRRNVFRRFRELGYSFATLVHPAAFVAADVQLGEGAQVMAGAVLITGATVGENSIINTRACVDHDCSIGAHCHIAPGVTLSGSVTVGECTLVGTGAAVIQGIRIGSRCVIGAGAAVVSNIPSHSTATGVPARVHPPSLPK, from the coding sequence ATGCACCCCCGCTACGTCATCCTCGGTTCAGGCGGACACGCCCGCGTGCTGCTCGATACCATGCGCTGCCTCGGGCTCGATGCCGCCGCGTTTTCCGATGTCCGTCCGGATCTCGTGGGCGGGCAGCTGAACGGAGTTCCCATCGTGGCTGAGGCGGAACTGGCCGAAGGCGCATCCGGGGCGTTCCCGCCGGATGCCACCCTGCTGGTCAACGGCATAGGCGGCGTCAAGGACATGTCACCCCGGCGCAATGTGTTCCGGCGTTTCAGGGAGCTTGGCTACTCCTTTGCCACGCTGGTGCACCCCGCAGCCTTTGTGGCGGCGGACGTGCAGCTTGGCGAAGGCGCACAGGTCATGGCAGGAGCCGTGCTCATCACGGGTGCCACCGTGGGAGAAAATTCCATCATCAACACCCGCGCCTGCGTGGACCACGATTGCTCCATCGGCGCGCACTGCCACATCGCTCCGGGTGTCACCCTCTCCGGTTCCGTTACCGTGGGCGAATGCACCCTTGTGGGCACGGGAGCGGCGGTCATACAGGGCATCCGCATCGGCTCGCGCTGCGTCATCGGCGCAGGTGCCGCCGTGGTGAGCAATATTCCCTCGCACAGCACCGCCACGGGCGTTCCCGCCCGCGTGCATCCCCCCTCGCTTCCCAAATAG
- a CDS encoding SDR family NAD(P)-dependent oxidoreductase — MASSIALVTGASGGIGTAIVNALLARGIHVIAQHNNTPLSESIAEHPGLTALRCDFADQQGSLALLDAVLAEHGGLDILICNAASYHGYASLDDIAVQDLETSFAINTFMPFLLAQRALRYMEPQQRGRILFLSSIGVKFGGSIASLPYASSKAALETMTITLAKRYAELGIPCNAVRVGVTDTGIHARNPSKDMGKRVSLIPAKRMARPEEIANVVCYLTLDAPTFLTGAVIPVSGGE, encoded by the coding sequence TTGGCGAGTAGCATAGCACTGGTAACAGGAGCTTCGGGCGGCATCGGAACCGCCATCGTCAACGCTCTGCTAGCACGGGGGATACATGTTATCGCCCAGCATAACAACACCCCACTTTCCGAGAGTATAGCCGAACATCCCGGGCTGACCGCTCTGCGCTGTGATTTTGCCGATCAACAAGGGAGCCTCGCGCTTCTGGATGCCGTGCTGGCAGAACACGGCGGGCTGGATATCCTTATCTGCAACGCCGCATCCTACCACGGATATGCGTCACTGGATGATATTGCGGTACAGGATCTTGAAACGTCCTTCGCCATCAATACCTTCATGCCCTTTCTTCTCGCCCAGCGGGCGCTGCGGTATATGGAACCGCAACAGCGGGGTCGCATTCTCTTTCTCTCCAGCATCGGAGTCAAATTTGGAGGCTCCATCGCATCGCTTCCCTACGCCTCTTCCAAGGCCGCGCTGGAAACAATGACCATCACGCTGGCCAAACGGTATGCCGAACTCGGCATACCCTGCAACGCTGTACGTGTCGGTGTCACAGATACCGGGATTCATGCACGAAACCCTTCCAAGGACATGGGCAAGAGAGTATCTCTCATCCCAGCAAAGCGCATGGCCAGACCCGAAGAGATTGCCAACGTAGTATGCTACCTGACTCTGGACGCGCCAACATTTCTTACCGGGGCCGTCATTCCTGTTTCCGGCGGCGAGTAA